The following coding sequences lie in one Candidatus Sericytochromatia bacterium genomic window:
- a CDS encoding acyl carrier protein yields the protein MSIVMLKQVFREALDLPANLEDQLETLTYRSIDQWDSIAHMRLVSDLESAFDILLETEDVLGLSSFEMARQILAKHGVNTDA from the coding sequence ATGTCCATCGTGATGCTTAAGCAGGTGTTCCGCGAGGCATTGGATCTGCCGGCCAACCTGGAAGATCAGCTTGAAACACTGACCTATCGCAGCATCGACCAGTGGGACTCGATCGCCCACATGCGCCTGGTCAGCGATCTGGAATCCGCTTTCGACATCCTGCTGGAGACCGAAGACGTGCTGGGCCTGAGCAGTTTCGAGATGGCGCGGCAGATTCTGGCCAAGCACGGCGTGAACACCGATGCTTGA